One Dama dama isolate Ldn47 chromosome 18, ASM3311817v1, whole genome shotgun sequence DNA window includes the following coding sequences:
- the FZD1 gene encoding frizzled-1 codes for MAEEEAPQKSRAAGGGGTSWEVCAGALRTVPAAEGSGDAGSRRRPPADSRRWARRLLLLLWLLEAPLLPGVRAQAAGQGPGPGQQPPPPQQQQSGQQYNGERGISIPDHGYCQPISIPLCTDIAYNQTIMPNLLGHTNQEDAGLEVHQFYPLVKVQCSAELKFFLCSMYAPVCTVLEQALPPCRSLCERARQGCEALMNKFGFQWPDTLKCEKFPVHGAGELCVGQNTSDKGTPTPSLLPEFWTSNPQHGGGGHRGGGFAGGAGAPERGKFSCPRALKVPSYLNYHFLGEKDCGAPCEPTKVYGLMYFGPEELRFSRTWIGIWSVLCCASTLFTVLTYLVDMRRFSYPERPIIFLSGCYTAVAVAYIAGFLLEDRVVCNDKFAEDGARTVAQGTKKEGCTILFMMLYFFSMASSIWWVILSLTWFLAAGMKWGHEAIEANSQYFHLAAWAVPAIKTITILALGQVDGDVLSGVCFVGLNNVDALRGFVLAPLFVYLFIGTSFLLAGFVSLFRIRTIMKHDGTKTEKLEKLMVRIGVFSVLYTVPATIVIACYFYEQAFRDQWERSWVAQSCKSYAIPCPHLQAGGAPPHPPMSPDFTVFMIKYLMTLIVGITSGFWIWSGKTLNSWRKFYTRLTNSKQGETTV; via the coding sequence ATGGCTGAGGAGGAGGCGCCTCAGAAGTCCCGAGCCGCCGGGGGCGGCGGCACGAGCTGGGAAGTTTGTGCCGGGGCGCTCCGCACTGTGCCCGCGGCGGAGGGGAGCGGGGACGCGggcagccgccgccgccccccggcTGACTCCCGGCGCTGGGCGCGCCGGCTGCTACTACTGCTTTGGCTGCTGGAGGCTCCGCTGCTGCCGGGGGTCCGGGCGCAGGCGGCCGGCCAGGGGCCCGGGCCGGGGCAGCAGCCCCCGCCGCCGCAGCAACAGCAGAGCGGGCAGCAGTACAACGGCGAGCGGGGCATCTCTATCCCGGACCACGGCTACTGCCAGCCCATTTCCATCCCGCTGTGCACCGACATCGCGTACAATCAGACCATCATGCCCAACCTGCTGGGCCACACGAACCAGGAGGACGCGGGCCTCGAGGTGCACCAGTTCTACCCGCTGGTGAAGGTGCAGTGCTCCGCCGAGCTCAAGTTTTTCCTGTGCTCCATGTACGCGCCCGTGTGCACGGTGCTGGAGCAGGCGCTGCCGCCCTGCCGCTCGCTCTGCGAGCGCGCGCGCCAGGGCTGCGAGGCGCTCATGAACAAGTTCGGCTTCCAGTGGCCCGACACGCTCAAGTGCGAGAAGTTCCCGGTGCACGGCGCCGGCGAGCTGTGCGTGGGCCAGAACACGTCGGACAAGGGCACCCCGACGCCCTCGCTGCTGCCCGAGTTCTGGACTAGCAACCCCCAGCACGGCGGCGGAGGGCACCGGGGCGGCGGCTTCGCGGGGGGCGCCGGCGCGCCGGAGCGAGGCAAGTTCTCGTGCCCGCGCGCCCTCAAGGTGCCCTCCTACCTCAACTACCACTTCCTGGGGGAGAAGGACTGCGGCGCCCCCTGCGAGCCGACCAAGGTGTACGGGCTCATGTACTTCGGGCCGGAGGAGCTGCGCTTCTCGCGCACCTGGATCGGCATCTGGTCGGTGTTGTGCTGCGCCTCCACGCTCTTCACCGTGCTCACCTACCTGGTGGACATGCGGCGCTTCAGCTACCCTGAGCGGCCCATCATCTTCCTGTCGGGCTGCTACACGGCGGTGGCCGTGGCCTACATCGCCGGCTTCCTGCTGGAGGACCGCGTGGTGTGTAACGACAAGTTCGCGGAGGACGGGGCGCGCACCGTGGCGCAGGGCACCAAGAAGGAGGGCTGCACCATCCTCTTCATGATGCTCTACTTCTTTAGCATGGCCAGCTCCATCTGGTGGGTGATCCTGTCGCTCACCTGGTTCCTGGCGGCCGGCATGAAGTGGGGCCACGAAGCTATCGAGGCGAACTCGCAGTATTTTCACCTGGCCGCCTGGGCCGTGCCGGCCATCAAGACCATCACCATTCTGGCGCTGGGCCAGGTGGACGGCGACGTGCTGAGCGGGGTGTGTTTCGTGGGGCTCAACAACGTGGACGCCCTGCGCGGCTTCGTGCTGGCGCCCCTCTTCGTGTACCTGTTCATCGGCACGTCCTTCCTGCTGGCCGGCTTCGTGTCCCTCTTCCGCATCCGCACCATCATGAAGCACGACGGCACCAAGACGGAAAAGCTGGAGAAGCTGATGGTGCGCATCGGCGTCTTCAGCGTGCTCTACACCGTGCCGGCCACCATCGTCATCGCCTGCTACTTCTACGAGCAGGCCTTCCGGGACCAGTGGGAGCGCAGCTGGGTGGCCCAGAGCTGCAAGAGCTACgccatcccctgcccccacctccaggcGGGCGGCGCCCCGCCGCACCCGCCCATGAGCCCCGACTTCACCGTCTTCATGATCAAGTACCTTATGACCCTCATCGTGGGCATCACGTCAGGCTTCTGGATCTGGTCCGGCAAGACCCTCAACTCCTGGAGGAAGTTCTACACGCGGCTTACCAACAGCAAACAGGGGGAGACCACTGTCTGA